A section of the Malania oleifera isolate guangnan ecotype guangnan chromosome 2, ASM2987363v1, whole genome shotgun sequence genome encodes:
- the LOC131148887 gene encoding glutamyl-tRNA(Gln) amidotransferase subunit A, chloroplastic/mitochondrial, with translation MARRASLSLSLQMRSTPQTHRCLLLHQCRFRRLLHTSKPLLSSQAVTHNSHTNQSRPQTPAASSQILTTRQSLLTGRVTAVDLANSFLSRIRHTEPHIRSFLHISDTVLREAEEIDRKIERKEELGPLAGVLVAVKDNICTVDMPSTGGSRILEGYQPPFDATAVKKLRNCGAIVVGKTNLDEFGMGSTTERSAFQVTANPWDVSRVPGGSSGGSAAAVSARQCVVSLGSDTGGSVRQPASFCGVVGLKPTYGRVSRFGLMAYASSLDVIGCFGSTVADTGILLNAISGHDRLDATSSKQGVPDFTYQFMSADLLESKPLNGLRVGVISETLDDGVDPEVISSIRGAISHLEELGCTVMEVSMPSFSLGLPAYYILASSESSSNLSRYDGIRYGNQVVADELNSLYGDSRANGFGPEVKMRILMGTYALSTGYFDAYYKRAQQVRTLVQKSFKAALDHNDILISPAAPSAAYKIGEKKNDPLAMYAGDIMTVNVNLAGLPALVLPCGFVDGGHAGLPVGLQMIGAAFDEETLLKVGHIFEQTLQGCNFVPPMVADGFEL, from the exons ATGGCCCGACGTGCATCTCTATCTCTGTCTCTTCAGATGCGCTCCACGCCCCAAACCCATCGCTGCCTCCTCCTCCATCAATGCCGCTTCCGCCGCCTCCTCCACACTTCCAAACCCCTCCTTTCCTCACAGGCGGTCACTCACAACTCCCATACAAACCAATCACGGCCCCAAACCCCAGCTGCCTCTTCCCAAATCCTCACCACGCGTCAGTCCCTCCTCACCGGTCGCGTCACCGCCGTCGATCTCGCTAACTCCTTCCTCTCTCGCATCAGACACACGGAGCCACATATTCGCAGCTTTCTCCACATCTCTGACACTGTGTTGAGAGAAGCAGAGGAGATTGACAGAAAGATTGAGAGGAAGGAGGAATTGGGGCCTTTGGCCGGAGTGCTTGTCGCTGTCAAAGATAACATTTGTACGGTGGACATGCCATCGACCGGTGGGTCGAGGATTTTAGAGGGCTACCAGCCGCCGTTCGATGCGACGGCAGTGAAGAAGTTGAGGAATTGCGGCGCAATTGTTGTTGGGAAGACGAATTTGGATGAGTTTGGCATGGGGAGTACCACGGAAAGGTCCGCGTTTCAG GTGACTGCAAATCCTTGGGATGTGTCTCGAGTTCCAGGTGGATCATCTGGGGGTTCAGCTGCAGCTGTTTCTGCTAGGCAATGTGTAGTGTCATTGGGAAGTGATACTGGCGGAAGTGTAAGGCAGCCAGCATCATTTTGTGGTGTTGTTGGATTGAAGCCAACATATGGGCGTGTCTCGAGGTTTGGCTTAATGGCATATGCATCATCGCTTGATGTCATTGGGTGTTTTGGTTCGACAGTTGCTGATACTGGGATTCTTCTTAATGCAATTTCTGGCCATGATAGACTTGATGCTACTAGTAGTAAGCAA gGGGTTCCTGACTTCACATATCAGTTCATGTCTGCGGATTTATTGGAATCTAAACCTTTAAATGGACTGAGGGTTGGTGTGATCAGCGAAACTCTAGATGATGGTGTTGATCCAGAAGTAATATCTTCAATCCGTGGTGCAATTTCACACTTGGAAGAATTGGGATGCACTGTGATGGAG gTGTCAATGCCCTCCTTCTCCCTTGGGTTACCAGCCTACTATATTCTTGCTTCTTCTGAATCATCTTCAAACTTATCACGCTATGATGGCATCAG GTATGGAAATCAAGTTGTTGCTGATGAGCTGAATTCGCTTTATGGGGATTCCCGAGCAAATGGATTTGGTCCTGAG GTCAAAATGAGAATTTTGATGGGAACATATGCCCTTTCAACTGGTTATTTTGATGCGTATTACAAGCGTGCACAACAG GTTAGGACCTTAGTTCAGAAAAGCTTCAAGGCAGCGTTGGATCACAATGACATCCTAATTTCACCTGCAGCTCCATCTGCTGCTTATAAGATCG GTGAGAAGAAAAATGATCCATTGGCAATGTATGCAGGAGATATCATGACA GTTAATGTCAACTTGGCTGGGCTGCCTGCATTGGTTTTGCCATGCGGGTTTGTTGATGGGGGGCACGCAGGCCTTCCTGTTGGTCTTCAAATGATTGGTGCGGCATTTGATGAG GAAACATTGCTGAAGGTGGGTCATATCTTTGAACAAACTCTTCAAGGTTGCAACTTTGTTCCTCCGATGGTGGCGGATGGCTTTGAATTATAG